One genomic region from Candidatus Delongbacteria bacterium encodes:
- a CDS encoding methyltransferase domain-containing protein, giving the protein MKTNYLLHDSIYKKKYENGDFSWGGKDTFENNVSHIDKLLKYSSSAKKILEVGCGNGVLSFYLEKKGFNVVGIDISPEAIKWAKKIKYENNYNSSFYIANILDDELFGDEKYDLIIDSYCYHCIIGDDRDKFISNIKKLLKQNGFFIIQTMCNEPAEDILPYYDKKSRCMIKNGIAGRYFGKEDSIITELTEFGFEPVHYYVEHIDQDTLYGLFRKKY; this is encoded by the coding sequence ATGAAAACTAACTATTTGCTACATGATTCAATATATAAAAAAAAATATGAGAACGGGGATTTCTCTTGGGGAGGTAAAGATACATTTGAAAACAATGTTAGTCATATCGATAAATTGTTAAAATACTCGAGCTCTGCAAAAAAGATTCTTGAAGTTGGGTGCGGAAATGGCGTATTGTCATTCTATCTTGAAAAAAAAGGATTCAATGTCGTTGGAATCGACATTTCTCCAGAAGCAATTAAATGGGCAAAAAAGATTAAGTATGAAAATAATTATAATTCTTCTTTTTATATTGCAAATATTTTAGATGATGAATTGTTTGGCGATGAAAAATATGATCTGATTATTGATTCATATTGTTATCACTGTATCATAGGAGATGATCGTGATAAATTCATAAGTAATATCAAAAAATTACTAAAGCAGAATGGATTTTTTATCATTCAAACCATGTGCAATGAACCTGCTGAAGACATTCTTCCATACTACGATAAAAAATCAAGATGCATGATTAAGAACGGTATTGCAGGAAGATATTTTGGGAAAGAGGATTCTATAATTACAGAACTGACAGAATTTGGGTTTGAACCTGTACACTATTATGTTGAACATATCGATCAAGATACTTTGTATGGACTCTTTAGAAAGAAATATTAG
- a CDS encoding outer membrane lipoprotein-sorting protein has translation MKQIVIIFIFVNLLFSMTVDELLDKVDFMEKTKTTKSIGREIVYKEDGETRESKMISFSFNGNEKALTEYLEPARIKGMRILSLNKGDDIWLYSQRTKRVRKIASHQRKQSATDSDFSYEDMSLDDRRTDYIYSLKNDTIFNNVNCYSVEFLPKDKSRIYSKITFYFSKDDLSTQGGVFFDENNEHWKTLTLTDFRQIINYNVAFSATMENHIRGTKTVITTDSIEIDIPLDENIFSERSLKN, from the coding sequence ATGAAACAGATAGTAATTATATTTATTTTTGTAAATCTACTTTTTTCTATGACAGTGGATGAACTTTTGGATAAGGTCGATTTCATGGAAAAAACGAAAACTACAAAATCTATTGGAAGAGAAATTGTTTACAAAGAAGATGGTGAAACAAGAGAATCAAAAATGATCTCCTTTTCTTTTAATGGTAATGAAAAAGCTCTTACAGAATATCTTGAACCTGCAAGAATAAAAGGAATGAGAATTTTATCGCTTAACAAAGGTGATGATATATGGTTATACTCTCAAAGAACTAAAAGAGTAAGAAAAATTGCATCCCATCAAAGAAAACAAAGTGCAACGGATTCCGATTTTTCTTATGAAGATATGTCATTGGATGACAGAAGAACTGATTACATTTATTCACTAAAAAATGATACAATTTTTAATAATGTTAATTGTTATTCAGTTGAGTTTTTACCTAAAGACAAAAGCAGAATTTACAGTAAAATTACATTTTACTTTTCTAAGGATGATCTCTCAACACAAGGAGGTGTTTTCTTTGATGAAAATAATGAGCATTGGAAAACTTTAACACTAACAGATTTTAGACAGATTATAAATTATAATGTTGCCTTTTCGGCAACTATGGAAAATCACATACGAGGGACAAAAACCGTAATCACTACTGATAGTATTGAAATAGATATTCCATTGGATGAAAATATATTTTCCGAGAGATCTTTGAAAAATTAA